Proteins from a genomic interval of Salvelinus alpinus chromosome 7, SLU_Salpinus.1, whole genome shotgun sequence:
- the LOC139580835 gene encoding zinc finger protein RFP-like, translated as MVTNSLLLFAKNNNTDTQSLPFVKSTRNKHAEMASYSSLLSEDQFQCSICRDVFTEPVSIPCGHNFCKSCISGYWDTTSLCQCPMCKHSFYIRPELKTNMTLRDVADHFKRKRARDESLHRAGKGVCDVYMENLGDRIMCKKHNTLLELFCKTDQMCVCQFCIETDHKTHHIVPLEEECGERKAQLGKTEAQVQQMIQERMQKGWEIKHSVELSKRDAEREITDSLQVFTDLVRSIERSQAELIELVEEKQKAAERQAEGFIKELEQEINELLRRSTELKQLSHTEDHLHLLQSSPSLCTPPNAKNWSEISIHTELMNVMRVLRSSVSELEEKTRKAFSELMEKCNKAMEKFPDKLKIPDNLKIPDKLKIPDNLKIPDKLKIPDNLKIPDKLKIPDKLKIPDKLKIPDKLKIPDKLKIPDKLKRMQQYAVDVTLDPDTANPFLGLSADRKQVSIGQTWNVRPDNPKRFVSRCILGKEGFSSGRFYYEVQVKGRDCWELGVARESINRSIERTRLEVLCNSGLPLTPEGGFWTVGQKYNTYGSTYEANTSPSVDLTLKMPQKVGVFVDYEEGQVSFYNVETKVHIFSFTGCNFTEKLYPFFDCGFYDNNNQALIICPVSHTD; from the exons ATGGTAACAAACTCTCTTCTACTCTTTGCAAAAAATAACAACACAGATACACAAAGTCTACCTTTCGTCAAGTCAACAAGGAATAAACACGCag AAATGGCGTCCTACAGCAGTCTCCTGTCTGAAGATCAGTTCCAGTGCTCCATCTGTCGGGATGTGTTCACTGAGCCAGTCTCCATTCCATGTGGACACAACTTCTGCAAGTCCTGTATCAGTGGATACTGGGATACCACTAGCCTGTGCCAGTGTCCAATGTGTAAGCATAGTTTCTACATAAGACCAGAGCTAAAGACCAACATGACACTCAGAGATGTTGCAGATCATTTTAAAAGGAAGAGAGCCAGAGATGAATCTCTTCACAGGGCTGGGAAAGGGGTCTGTGACGTCTACATGGAGAACCTGGGGGACAGAATCATGTGTAAGAAACACAACACACTCCTTGAGCTGTTTTGTAAAACTGACCAGATGTGTGTTTGTCAGTTCTGTATTGAGACAGACCACAAGACTCACCACATCGTCCCTCTAGAGGAAGAGTGTGGAGAGAGGAAGGCTCAGCTGGGAAAGACAGAGGCACAAGTACAGCAGATGATCCAGGAGCGAATGCAAAAGGGTTGGGAGATCAAACATTCAGTAGAGCTCAgcaagagagatgcagagagagagataacagacagCCTGCAGGTCTTCACTGATCTGGTGCGCTCTATTGAGAGAAGCCAGGCTGAGCTCATTGAATTGGTTGAGGAGAAGCAGAAAGCAGCAGAGAGGCAGGCTGAAGGGTTCATTAAAGAGCTGGAGCAGGAAATTAATGAGCTACTGAGGAGAAGCACTGAGCTGAAGCAGCTCTCACACACTGAGGACCACCTTCACCTCCTCCAGAGCTCCCCATCCCTATGTACCCCTCCAAATGCCAAGAACTGGTCTGAGATCAGTATTCACACTGAGCTGATGAATGTGATGAGAGTTTTGAGGAGCTCTGTGTCGGAGCTGGAGGAGAAGACGAGGAAAGCATTTTCTGAGCTTATGGAAAAATGCAATAAAGCAATGGAGAAGTTTCCTGATAAGCTGAAGATTCCTGACAATCTGAAGATTCCTGACAAGCTGAAGATTCCTGACAATCTGAAGATTCCTGACAAGCTGAAGATTCCTGACAATCTGAAGATTCCTGACAAGCTGAAGATTCCTGATAAGCTGAAGATTCCTGACAAGCTGAAGATTCCTGACAAGCTGAAGATTCCTGACAAGCTGAAGATTCCTGACAAGCTGAAGAGGATGCAGCAGTATGCAGTGGATGTGACTCTGGACCCTGATACAGCAAATCCCTTTCTCGGTCTGTCTGCGGATAGGAAACAAGTGAGTATTGGACAGACATGGAACGTTCGCCCTGACAACCCAAAGAGGTTTGTTAGTCGATGTATCCTGGGAAAGGAGGGCTTCTCCTCAGGGAGATTCTACTATGAGGTGCAGGTGAAGGGGAGGGATTGCTGGGAGTTAGGAGTGGCCAGAGAGTCCATTAATAGGTCAATTGAGAGGACACGCTTAGAGGTTTTGTGCAATTCAGGGCTTCCACTGACCCCTGAGGGTGGATTCTGGACAGTGGGACAGAAATATAATACTTATGGGAGTACCTATGAGGCCAACACCTCTCCTTCTGTAGACCTCACCTTGAAAATGCCCCAGAAGGTGGGGGTGTTTGTGGATTATGAGGAAGGTCAGGTGTCCTTCTATAATGTGGAGACCAAAGTTCATATCTTCTCTTTCACTGGCTGCAACTTCACTGAGAAACTCTATCCATTCTTTGACTGTGGGTTTTATGATAATAACAATCAAGCATTGATCATCTGCCCTGTCAGTCATACAGACTGA